In Aquipuribacter nitratireducens, the following proteins share a genomic window:
- the sfnG gene encoding dimethylsulfone monooxygenase SfnG — MTEPVRFADPLRFAGTSTPLRFAYWVPNVSGGLVVSTLPQRTSHSPEYNVDTARAAEAAGFDYALTQVRYGASYGADEQHESTSFSLALLLATQRLKVIAAVHPYFWQPTVLAKWAATAQALTGGRLALNVVSGWFKGEAVSLGATWLEHGERYRQSEEFIEVLRGAWTTDGFTYRGDFFRTRDLTFRPQPDVLPEIFQGGNSTDARHMAGRVSDWYFMNGNSPEGVAEQVAQVGGYAAANGRRVRFGVNGFAVVRDTEAEARQVVEDIVAHADVEKVEGFGEAVRQAGRSTSDGTGMWSDSTFRDLVQYNDGFRTGLVGTPEQVARRVLAYRLVGVDLLLLGFLHVREEVEAFGRRVIPLVRELEAEVAGVADPVAHLDLEDELAAALAAAG; from the coding sequence ATGACCGAGCCCGTCCGCTTCGCCGACCCCCTGCGCTTCGCCGGCACGAGCACTCCGCTCCGCTTCGCCTACTGGGTGCCCAACGTCTCCGGCGGCCTCGTCGTCTCGACCCTGCCCCAACGGACGTCGCACAGCCCCGAGTACAACGTCGACACCGCGCGGGCCGCCGAGGCCGCAGGCTTCGACTACGCCCTCACGCAGGTCCGCTACGGCGCGAGCTACGGCGCGGACGAGCAGCACGAGTCGACGTCGTTCTCCCTCGCCCTGCTGCTCGCGACCCAGCGCCTCAAGGTCATCGCCGCCGTCCACCCCTACTTCTGGCAACCGACCGTCCTCGCGAAGTGGGCCGCCACCGCCCAGGCCCTCACGGGCGGCAGGCTCGCCCTCAACGTCGTGTCCGGCTGGTTCAAGGGCGAGGCGGTGTCGTTGGGCGCGACGTGGCTGGAGCACGGGGAGCGCTACCGGCAGTCCGAGGAGTTCATCGAGGTACTGCGCGGGGCGTGGACCACCGACGGCTTCACGTACCGGGGCGACTTCTTCCGCACCCGCGACCTCACCTTCCGCCCCCAGCCGGACGTCCTCCCGGAGATCTTCCAGGGCGGCAACTCCACCGACGCCCGGCACATGGCCGGGCGGGTGAGCGACTGGTACTTCATGAACGGCAACAGCCCCGAGGGCGTCGCGGAGCAGGTCGCGCAGGTCGGCGGCTACGCGGCCGCGAACGGGCGCCGCGTGCGATTCGGCGTCAACGGGTTCGCCGTGGTCCGCGACACGGAGGCGGAGGCCCGGCAGGTCGTCGAGGACATCGTCGCCCACGCCGACGTCGAGAAGGTCGAGGGCTTCGGCGAGGCGGTCCGGCAGGCGGGCCGGTCGACGTCGGACGGGACGGGCATGTGGTCGGACAGCACGTTCCGGGACCTCGTCCAGTACAATGACGGCTTCCGCACCGGGCTCGTCGGCACGCCCGAGCAGGTGGCCCGTCGCGTGCTCGCCTACCGCCTCGTCGGCGTCGACCTGCTCCTGCTCGGCTTCCTCCACGTCCGGGAGGAGGTGGAGGCCTTCGGGCGGCGCGTCATCCCGCTCGTCCGCGAGCTGGAGGCGGAGGTCGCGGGGGTCGCGGACCCCGTCGCCCACCTCGACCTGGAGGATGAGCTCGCCGCGGCCCTCGCTGCGGCCGGCTGA
- a CDS encoding glycosyltransferase gives MIVSLLLVLVALALTAVAVTTLWWQMHAWLLPDHDDRARYPGADDTVLDLNQDPPHRRPVVRRSFSLIMPCREEEEPVMRATLDALLAQSHPHVEVIISVGHDDVPTVETAHRFAARDARVRVSVNHDPVGTKNKPKQLNDALLMCRNEVVGVFDAESLAAPDLLVNVDRVFSERDADVVQGAVHLMNYQDSWFSLRNCMEYRIWFRSRLHGHALSGFIPLGGNTVFVRRDLLLEVGGWDGSCLAEDCDLGVRLSTRGRRIEVAYDPSLVTREETPERIPQLVKQRTRWALGFMQVLSKGDWKRLPTRSRRVHAWWTLVQQHAVAFAGLVLPVAVLTAFLAEVPPLVVLVTLLPLVPTLAMLAFEVLILREWDEEMQLGVRFRDYVRLVVSMPFYQVLLAVAVVRALVKYVTGDFAWEKTAHVGSHLTGAASGDAVPARDRVEVAA, from the coding sequence TTGATCGTCTCGTTGCTGCTCGTCCTCGTCGCGCTCGCCCTCACCGCCGTCGCCGTCACCACCCTGTGGTGGCAGATGCACGCGTGGCTCCTGCCGGACCACGACGACCGCGCCCGCTACCCGGGCGCCGACGACACCGTCCTCGACCTCAATCAGGACCCGCCCCACCGCCGGCCGGTGGTACGCCGCTCCTTCTCGCTGATCATGCCGTGCCGGGAGGAGGAGGAGCCTGTCATGCGGGCCACCCTCGACGCGCTCCTCGCGCAGTCGCACCCGCATGTCGAGGTCATCATCTCCGTCGGCCACGACGACGTCCCGACCGTCGAGACCGCGCACCGGTTCGCCGCGCGGGACGCGCGGGTCCGCGTCTCGGTCAACCACGACCCCGTCGGCACGAAGAACAAGCCGAAGCAGCTGAACGACGCCCTCCTCATGTGCCGCAACGAGGTCGTGGGCGTCTTCGACGCGGAGTCGCTCGCCGCCCCGGACCTGCTCGTCAACGTCGACCGCGTGTTCTCCGAGCGCGACGCCGACGTCGTGCAGGGAGCGGTCCACCTCATGAACTACCAGGACTCGTGGTTCAGCCTCCGTAACTGCATGGAGTACCGGATCTGGTTCCGCAGTCGGCTGCACGGGCACGCGCTGTCCGGGTTCATCCCCCTCGGCGGCAACACCGTCTTCGTCCGCCGCGACCTGCTGCTGGAGGTCGGCGGCTGGGACGGCTCCTGCCTCGCCGAGGACTGCGACCTCGGCGTGCGCCTGTCCACGCGCGGGCGACGCATCGAGGTCGCCTACGACCCGTCGCTCGTCACGCGTGAGGAGACCCCGGAACGCATCCCCCAGCTCGTCAAGCAGCGGACGCGCTGGGCGCTCGGCTTCATGCAGGTGCTGTCGAAGGGCGACTGGAAGCGACTCCCGACGCGCTCGCGTCGCGTGCACGCGTGGTGGACCCTCGTACAGCAGCACGCCGTCGCATTCGCCGGTCTCGTGCTGCCCGTCGCCGTCCTCACGGCGTTCCTCGCCGAGGTGCCGCCGCTCGTCGTGCTCGTCACCCTGCTGCCGCTCGTGCCGACCCTCGCGATGCTCGCCTTCGAGGTGCTCATCCTCCGGGAGTGGGACGAGGAGATGCAGCTGGGCGTGCGCTTCCGCGACTACGTGCGGCTCGTGGTGTCGATGCCCTTCTACCAGGTGCTGCTCGCCGTGGCGGTGGTCCGCGCGCTCGTCAAGTACGTGACGGGCGACTTCGCGTGGGAGAAGACAGCCCACGTGGGGTCCCACCTGACGGGGGCCGCGTCCGGCGACGCCGTGCCTGCACGTGATCGAGTGGAGGTGGCCGCGTGA
- a CDS encoding GtrA family protein, whose protein sequence is MSPTAPDTTVVVPTFNEGGNVEILVRRLSTALERPETAEVLFVDDSTDDTPDRVREVARQGHPVRVRLLHRAPGERVGGLAGAVTAGIRDSRASFVVVMDGDLQHPPELVPALRHAAEDADVVVASRYTGDGDAGGLAGSWRRSVSGVSTMLARACFPKRIGRLCTDPMTGFFCLRRAAVDTDRLRPRGFKILLEVLARHDLRVLELPFAFGVRHDGESKASWRNGLHFLHQLVSLRMGRMSRFAVVGALGALVNLAVMWALVAVATPYVAAAVVAAEVSILHNFLLSERFVFHDLRDGVHPWWSRALQFFAFNNIETALRLPALVALVSLTGLHPVAAQAVTIAVAFVVRFLFVSRVVYRGRPPRTVPVAPDAVVVASEGQPVGARRGA, encoded by the coding sequence GTGAGCCCCACCGCCCCCGACACGACAGTCGTCGTGCCCACCTTCAACGAGGGCGGCAACGTCGAGATCCTCGTCCGCCGGCTGTCCACCGCCCTCGAGCGGCCCGAGACCGCGGAGGTCCTCTTCGTCGACGACTCCACCGACGACACCCCCGACCGCGTCCGCGAGGTGGCGCGGCAGGGACACCCCGTCCGGGTGCGCCTGCTGCACCGGGCGCCGGGCGAGCGGGTCGGAGGGCTCGCAGGTGCAGTGACCGCCGGGATCCGTGACAGCCGCGCGTCGTTCGTCGTCGTCATGGACGGCGACCTCCAGCACCCGCCGGAGCTCGTCCCCGCCCTTCGTCATGCGGCAGAGGACGCCGATGTCGTCGTCGCGAGCCGGTACACCGGTGACGGCGACGCCGGTGGTCTGGCCGGCTCCTGGCGGCGGTCGGTGTCCGGGGTGAGCACGATGCTGGCTCGTGCGTGCTTCCCGAAGCGCATCGGGCGGCTGTGCACCGACCCGATGACGGGCTTCTTCTGCCTGCGCCGCGCGGCCGTCGACACCGACCGGCTGCGGCCTCGCGGGTTCAAGATCCTGCTCGAGGTGCTCGCCCGCCACGACCTGCGGGTCCTGGAGCTGCCGTTCGCGTTCGGTGTCCGCCATGACGGGGAGAGCAAGGCGTCGTGGCGCAACGGTCTGCATTTCCTCCATCAGCTCGTCAGCCTCCGGATGGGGCGCATGAGCCGCTTCGCGGTGGTGGGGGCGCTCGGTGCCCTCGTCAACCTCGCCGTCATGTGGGCCCTCGTGGCGGTCGCGACGCCGTACGTGGCGGCGGCCGTGGTGGCGGCGGAGGTGAGCATCCTCCACAACTTCCTGCTGTCGGAGCGCTTCGTGTTCCACGACCTGCGCGACGGCGTCCACCCGTGGTGGTCCCGGGCGCTGCAGTTCTTCGCGTTCAACAACATCGAGACCGCCCTGCGGCTGCCGGCGCTCGTGGCGCTCGTGTCCCTCACCGGGCTGCACCCCGTCGCCGCGCAGGCCGTCACGATCGCCGTCGCCTTCGTCGTCCGGTTCCTCTTCGTGTCCCGGGTCGTGTATCGCGGTCGGCCGCCGCGCACGGTGCCCGTCGCGCCGGACGCGGTCGTGGTCGCGTCCGAGGGCCAACCGGTCGGTGCCCGTCGCGGTGCCTGA
- a CDS encoding flavin reductase family protein, whose amino-acid sequence MTTPTWGGPAVDLRRAFRSDASSVWVVTTAHAGRPVGFTAVSVTSVSLVPPLLSFNVSRSSSSLHALVQSGRYAVHLLAADQAELARRFAADAALRFGPATAWRWGDDDLPHLDGVVTRVAGAVLRFVEAGDSLLALGEVHRVTGADSPGVEPLVHHSRTYTRPAALEGAVA is encoded by the coding sequence ATGACCACCCCCACCTGGGGTGGACCCGCCGTGGACCTGCGCCGCGCGTTCCGATCCGACGCCTCGAGCGTCTGGGTCGTCACGACCGCGCACGCAGGCCGGCCCGTCGGGTTCACCGCCGTGTCCGTCACCTCCGTCTCCCTCGTCCCGCCGCTGCTGTCGTTCAACGTCTCGAGGTCGTCCTCGAGCCTGCACGCCCTCGTGCAGAGCGGCCGCTACGCCGTCCACCTGCTCGCCGCCGACCAGGCCGAGCTCGCCCGACGCTTCGCCGCCGACGCCGCCCTCCGCTTCGGGCCCGCGACCGCGTGGCGCTGGGGCGACGACGACCTGCCGCACCTCGACGGGGTCGTCACCCGCGTCGCCGGCGCCGTCCTGCGGTTCGTCGAGGCAGGGGACTCCCTCCTCGCCCTCGGCGAGGTCCACCGCGTCACGGGAGCCGACTCCCCGGGCGTCGAGCCGCTCGTCCACCACTCCCGCACCTACACGCGTCCCGCCGCTCTCGAAGGAGCCGTCGCATGA
- a CDS encoding ArnT family glycosyltransferase gives MSAPTLERGTAPAPLPAIDPFPRHGRAPAPPSGPPHPPRHARARRRPTSSTAGPLVTRLTVVLSLVVIGAAHATNLVGWPRFVDDEGTYFSQAWAVQELGTLAPYTYWYDHPPVGWLQLAGLTWLPDLILDDGPALLAGRAVMVGYVVVSALLLLLLARRVGMSRGWALATVLVWALNPLTLFWGRQVLLDNVAMPWLLGAFVLALNRRRHLGLHMLAGLAFGIAVLTKETVLVLAPALLVAVWQATYPRTRRFAVVGLGVVTALTGALYLTYAAIRSELLPSDERVSVWAAVQFQLSSREGSGSVLDPSGADGGAHGTVLGWLDQDPYLLLLGIGLSLPALLLRRLRPAALAVVIATLVALRPGGYLPAMYVIAMLPFCALVLVGVVDELWQRMRAGRHGVSLVPSYLLVVVVALMAWQPVQDARERYRFAYAADQNAVHARALEVVEAEVPDDAVLVVDNTYWNDLVAAGRDREDVVWFYKVDSDPAVAEEVVPSYESIDYLLWTRDSMSDMAPVVREAYDNSEVVWSGGVGVRRVELRDVLTQAEIEEREARAASRQRQELALERRALELRLAAPSPYEGLTNGQVDAIRSEAADATPAELADRYGTTTDVVTDVLAETPEETS, from the coding sequence GTGAGCGCACCCACCCTCGAGCGCGGCACCGCACCCGCGCCGCTGCCGGCGATCGACCCGTTCCCGCGACACGGACGCGCGCCGGCACCACCGTCCGGCCCCCCGCACCCGCCGCGCCACGCCCGTGCGCGCCGGCGCCCGACCTCTTCGACCGCCGGTCCGCTCGTCACGCGGCTGACCGTCGTCCTGTCGCTCGTCGTGATCGGGGCGGCGCATGCGACCAACCTCGTCGGCTGGCCGCGCTTCGTCGACGACGAGGGCACGTACTTCTCGCAGGCCTGGGCCGTGCAGGAGCTCGGCACCCTCGCGCCGTACACCTACTGGTACGACCACCCGCCCGTCGGCTGGCTGCAGCTGGCCGGGCTGACGTGGCTGCCCGACCTGATCCTCGACGACGGTCCCGCCCTGCTCGCCGGCCGGGCCGTCATGGTGGGCTACGTCGTCGTCTCGGCGCTGCTGCTCCTCCTGCTCGCCCGCCGGGTGGGCATGTCCCGCGGATGGGCCCTCGCCACCGTGCTGGTGTGGGCCCTCAACCCGCTCACGCTGTTCTGGGGGCGCCAGGTCCTGCTCGACAACGTCGCGATGCCGTGGCTGCTCGGGGCCTTCGTCCTCGCCCTCAACCGTCGCCGCCATCTCGGGCTCCACATGCTCGCGGGCCTCGCCTTCGGCATCGCCGTCCTCACGAAGGAGACCGTGCTCGTGCTCGCGCCGGCGCTCCTCGTCGCGGTGTGGCAGGCCACCTACCCGCGCACGCGGCGCTTCGCCGTCGTGGGGCTCGGCGTGGTGACCGCGCTCACCGGCGCCCTCTACCTCACGTACGCCGCCATTCGCAGCGAGCTGCTCCCCAGCGACGAGCGGGTCTCCGTGTGGGCGGCTGTGCAGTTCCAGCTGTCCTCGCGCGAGGGGTCCGGCTCCGTCCTCGACCCCTCCGGTGCCGACGGCGGGGCCCACGGCACCGTCCTCGGCTGGCTCGACCAGGACCCGTACCTCCTGCTCCTCGGCATCGGTCTCTCGTTGCCCGCGCTGCTCCTGCGCCGGTTGCGCCCGGCAGCGCTCGCGGTCGTGATCGCGACGCTCGTCGCGCTCCGGCCCGGCGGCTACCTACCGGCGATGTACGTCATCGCGATGTTGCCGTTCTGCGCGCTCGTGCTCGTCGGTGTCGTCGACGAGCTGTGGCAGCGCATGCGGGCCGGTCGGCACGGTGTGTCCCTCGTGCCGTCGTACCTCCTCGTCGTCGTGGTCGCGCTCATGGCGTGGCAGCCCGTGCAGGACGCCCGCGAGCGCTACCGCTTCGCCTACGCCGCGGACCAGAACGCCGTCCACGCCCGCGCCCTCGAGGTCGTCGAGGCCGAGGTGCCCGACGACGCCGTCCTCGTCGTGGACAACACCTACTGGAACGACCTCGTCGCGGCGGGCAGGGACCGCGAGGACGTCGTGTGGTTCTACAAGGTCGACTCCGACCCGGCCGTCGCCGAGGAGGTCGTGCCGAGCTACGAGAGCATCGACTACCTGCTGTGGACCCGGGACTCCATGAGCGACATGGCCCCGGTCGTCCGCGAGGCCTACGACAACAGCGAGGTCGTGTGGTCCGGCGGCGTGGGGGTGCGCCGCGTCGAGCTCCGCGACGTCCTCACGCAGGCGGAGATCGAGGAGCGCGAGGCCCGTGCGGCCTCGCGGCAGCGCCAGGAACTCGCGCTCGAGCGCCGCGCCCTCGAGCTGCGCCTCGCGGCGCCGAGCCCCTACGAGGGCCTGACGAACGGGCAGGTCGACGCCATCCGCTCGGAGGCGGCGGACGCCACCCCCGCCGAGCTGGCCGACCGCTACGGCACCACGACCGACGTCGTCACCGACGTCCTCGCCGAGACCCCCGAGGAGACCTCGTGA
- a CDS encoding cellulase family glycosylhydrolase, whose translation MTVSGDVPGNAASGAAASTRPSAAAAETAWSAARKAARTDMWRPASTGRSRSRGPLVAATTTSTETAAPTTSPTTSPTTSLTTSPTTSPTTSLTTSLTTSLTTSPTTSPTTSLTTSLTTSPTTSPTAPSTALSYGFELGTDGWRGENSTTSHSTLAAAVGTGSLRVTRTFPGGWGALRAGDGRSALRDIRNQGTRLEARVLVPAGTSGSWRARLEAQDSGWSYVAGPTSTLVPGTWTTVSFTVPDVVAGGMRAVGVQVESDQASGTVHVHVDDVRLSTAAADPAPTGRPAAPRGLRASGNTIVDESGRTVRLLGVNQSGTEYACAQGWGFFDGPDAERASSVPLMGARSWGATAVRVPLNEHCWLDVDSGIPAHRRGSEYREAITRQVAAINALGMVAVLDLHWHAPGTRRTDNNPMTNREHSPRFWASVAAHFRDNPSVVFELVNEPHPDGGSTSAEAWRCWRDGGWCPRTVDHATGAPYEVAGVQELLDAVRSTGARQLVLVGGVQWSNRLDGWLAHRPHDPIGNLGVAWHAYDFNACRTAECFLAEVAPVAAQHPLVATEIGPDQLCVGCAPSSTGFSERLLDLLDGEGAGYTAWTWNLWPGDAHVLVQDWAGTRPTPWGDQVRARLQTAATAGGAGPRAHVSPSGV comes from the coding sequence GTGACGGTCTCGGGCGACGTCCCCGGGAACGCCGCGTCGGGTGCCGCTGCGTCCACCCGCCCGTCGGCGGCGGCCGCGGAGACCGCCTGGTCCGCTGCGCGCAAGGCCGCTCGCACCGACATGTGGCGACCGGCCTCGACGGGCCGCTCGCGGTCCCGGGGACCGCTGGTCGCCGCCACGACGACCTCGACGGAGACCGCGGCGCCGACGACGAGCCCGACGACGAGCCCGACGACGAGCCTGACGACGAGCCCGACGACGAGCCCGACGACGAGCCTGACGACGAGCCTGACGACGAGCCTGACGACGAGCCCGACGACGAGCCCGACGACGAGCCTGACGACCAGCCTGACGACGAGCCCGACGACGAGCCCGACCGCACCGTCGACTGCGCTGTCGTACGGGTTCGAGCTGGGGACGGACGGATGGCGCGGCGAGAACTCCACCACGAGCCACAGCACCCTCGCCGCGGCGGTGGGAACGGGCTCGCTGCGGGTCACCCGCACCTTCCCGGGTGGCTGGGGAGCGCTGCGGGCCGGGGACGGGCGCAGCGCCCTGCGAGACATCCGCAACCAGGGCACGAGGCTCGAGGCCAGGGTCCTCGTGCCCGCCGGAACCTCTGGCTCGTGGCGGGCGCGACTCGAGGCCCAGGACTCCGGGTGGTCCTATGTCGCCGGCCCCACCTCGACGCTGGTGCCCGGTACATGGACGACCGTCTCATTCACCGTCCCGGACGTCGTCGCAGGCGGGATGAGGGCCGTCGGCGTGCAGGTGGAGTCCGACCAGGCGTCCGGCACCGTCCACGTCCACGTCGACGACGTCCGGCTGTCGACGGCTGCGGCGGACCCAGCGCCCACAGGGCGACCTGCTGCTCCCCGCGGGCTGAGAGCGAGCGGGAACACGATCGTCGACGAGTCGGGCCGGACCGTCCGCCTGCTGGGCGTCAACCAGTCGGGTACCGAGTACGCGTGCGCTCAGGGCTGGGGCTTCTTCGACGGGCCGGACGCCGAGCGGGCGAGCAGCGTCCCGCTGATGGGTGCCCGCTCCTGGGGGGCGACCGCGGTCCGGGTCCCCCTCAACGAGCACTGCTGGCTCGACGTCGACTCCGGCATACCGGCGCACCGGCGTGGCAGCGAGTACCGGGAGGCGATCACCCGGCAGGTGGCCGCGATCAACGCGCTCGGCATGGTCGCCGTCCTCGACCTGCACTGGCACGCCCCCGGCACCCGCCGGACGGACAACAACCCGATGACGAACCGCGAGCACTCGCCCCGCTTCTGGGCGTCGGTGGCGGCCCACTTCCGCGACAACCCTTCCGTCGTCTTCGAGCTCGTCAACGAGCCCCATCCCGACGGTGGCAGCACCAGCGCCGAGGCGTGGCGCTGCTGGCGCGACGGCGGCTGGTGCCCCCGGACCGTGGACCACGCGACCGGCGCCCCGTACGAGGTCGCCGGGGTGCAGGAACTGCTCGACGCCGTCCGCTCGACCGGCGCCCGACAGCTCGTGCTGGTCGGCGGGGTGCAGTGGAGCAACCGGCTCGACGGCTGGCTCGCCCACCGCCCGCACGACCCCATCGGGAACCTCGGGGTGGCGTGGCACGCCTACGACTTCAACGCCTGCCGCACCGCCGAGTGCTTCCTGGCGGAGGTGGCGCCCGTCGCGGCACAGCACCCGCTCGTCGCGACGGAGATCGGCCCGGACCAGCTGTGTGTCGGGTGCGCGCCGTCGTCCACCGGCTTCTCCGAGCGGCTGCTCGACCTGCTCGACGGGGAAGGCGCCGGGTACACCGCCTGGACCTGGAACCTGTGGCCAGGTGACGCCCACGTCCTCGTGCAGGACTGGGCCGGGACGCGGCCGACGCCGTGGGGCGACCAGGTGCGGGCGAGGCTGCAAACGGCCGCAACAGCGGGTGGGGCCGGCCCGAGAGCACACGTGTCGCCCTCAGGAGTTTGA
- a CDS encoding glycoside hydrolase family 5 protein produces MPEAGTAPVLTRRSLLRGAAGVAVVPLLVVAAACAGRTPGRVGVNVAGAEFEVGGAFDPVSTAELLAQRGYELVRLPFLWESVQPHLGRSLEPAYLAELRTVVGHCTERGMACVLDVHGFGRFRGEPVGSPAVPVEAFADLWGRLAGALVGDDRVELGLMNEPHDMPGGARGWETAAQAAVDAVRGAGSRAWVWVSGERWSSAASWAVTHPRWFVEDPLGRSGAEAHYYFDASNEHRGTYPAPFAVDDARARRDGWESLAAKVATELDGFLRWCDEQGVRGLLGEVGWPSGEPAAAHPEDWRRWNRLGAQAYERLIGGGVDVACWATGERWGDGYPLSVYTGTPLRHATSIARVVEPARH; encoded by the coding sequence GTGCCTGAGGCCGGCACCGCGCCGGTCCTGACCCGCCGCTCCCTCCTGCGGGGTGCGGCGGGCGTCGCCGTCGTCCCGCTCCTCGTTGTGGCAGCCGCGTGCGCCGGGCGTACCCCCGGCCGGGTGGGGGTCAACGTCGCGGGTGCGGAGTTCGAGGTCGGGGGCGCCTTCGACCCCGTGAGCACCGCCGAGCTGCTCGCCCAGCGCGGCTACGAACTCGTCAGGCTGCCGTTCCTTTGGGAGTCGGTCCAGCCCCACCTCGGCCGTTCGCTCGAGCCCGCCTACCTCGCCGAGCTGCGGACGGTCGTCGGGCACTGCACGGAGCGGGGCATGGCGTGCGTCCTCGACGTCCACGGCTTCGGTCGCTTCCGCGGGGAGCCGGTCGGCAGCCCGGCCGTGCCGGTCGAGGCCTTCGCCGACCTGTGGGGCCGGCTGGCCGGAGCCCTCGTCGGCGACGACCGGGTCGAGCTCGGCCTGATGAACGAGCCGCACGACATGCCGGGCGGTGCGCGCGGCTGGGAGACCGCCGCCCAGGCGGCGGTCGACGCCGTGCGCGGAGCCGGGTCCCGTGCGTGGGTGTGGGTGTCCGGGGAGCGGTGGTCGTCAGCGGCGTCGTGGGCCGTCACGCACCCGCGGTGGTTTGTGGAAGACCCGCTGGGCCGTAGCGGGGCGGAGGCGCACTACTACTTCGATGCGAGCAACGAGCACCGGGGCACGTACCCGGCACCGTTCGCCGTCGACGACGCCCGCGCACGACGCGACGGCTGGGAGTCGCTTGCCGCGAAGGTGGCGACCGAGCTCGACGGCTTCCTCCGATGGTGCGACGAGCAGGGGGTGCGCGGGCTCCTCGGCGAGGTCGGCTGGCCGTCCGGTGAGCCCGCGGCAGCGCACCCCGAAGACTGGCGCCGCTGGAACCGGCTGGGCGCGCAGGCGTACGAGCGCCTCATCGGCGGGGGCGTCGACGTCGCCTGCTGGGCCACCGGCGAGCGCTGGGGCGACGGCTACCCCTTGTCGGTGTACACGGGGACTCCGCTGCGTCACGCGACCAGCATCGCCCGGGTCGTGGAGCCGGCGCGGCACTGA